Genomic segment of Vulpes lagopus strain Blue_001 chromosome 7, ASM1834538v1, whole genome shotgun sequence:
tcccATAGGTCCTCAAACTCTGGGGTGCATTAGTTACTCTAGACTTAGACACACCTAACTACACATGTGGCACTTTATGAGTGACCAGAGAGATTTTCAAGGAGCAGTCTGACCATGTGCCACCTCAGAGCCCTGTCCGAAGACAGAGGCCCACGACTGGGTGCTGGTGCCTTGGGCGTGTCTGCTGGGTCCTTGGTCTGGGGCACTGCAGCTGCTGCTCTTTGTTCTGCAGCTTTGCCTCTGGCTGTGTGGCGCTGCCTGTGCTGATGAACATCAAAGCTGTGATTGAGCAGAGGCAGTGCACTGGGGTCTGGAGTCACAAGGACGAGTTACCGGTGAGGCCCAGCAGGGGGAGGTGTGGGCAGAAGACCCTGGGAAGGATAGCCACTGCCCCTGCAGGGACTAACCCCTTTGCTGGCTTCCTCAGATTGAGATCGAACTCGGCATGAAGTGCTGGTACCACTCAGTGTTCGCATGCCCCATCCTCAGGCAGCAGACGTCAGATTCCAACCCTCCCATCAAGCTCATATGTGGCCACGTTATCTCGCGAGATGCACTCAACAAGCTCATTAATGGAGGAAAGTAAGTTCCCCATGCTCTGCTCCCTCTTGACTTGGCTCTCCAGCTGGCTGGCCCCTGAGACATTTTTTGTTCTCCTCCCTTTGCAGGCTGAAGTGTCCCTACTGTCCCATGGAGCAGAACCCAGCAGATGGGAAACGCATCATATTCTGATACCTGCTCGGGATGAACTTTGTCAGAGGGGTTTCCCACCTGTGGTCTGTCTCGGTGGGCGTGGCTGACTTCAGATTGTGGTTCGCTTCAGAGCAAATGACTGAGTGCCACCATGGGCAGAGGCCAAGAAAGGAGACAAACCAGTCTGTGATGGGCAGCTGGCTCCTTGGCTGGAAGGGTGGGAGACATGGGCCTCTGCACTCCTGGTGTTACCTGTTTATACCTGCCAGTGACTTGGTTGCAACCGACAAAGAAGCAGAGGACTGGGCCAGCAACGCAGACGTCCTTTCAGTCACACGGCTAGCCAGGTGGCTTATGGTTAACACCCCTTCTATTGTACAGCTTCACAACTGTATGTATCTGTTTGCCGCTGTAAATAGTCCGGGTTCCAACTGAATGCCACTGTTTTATAACTGAGCAAATATATTCACAGGCCTTCTCCTTATTTCACCTGCCTTTAGCCTCACTGACAAGGAACTACTACAGGGCCCCCACACCCAGGGAGAACCCCACGTGCATCTCAGACTGGGCAGAGGCCCGGGGATGTCACGCCCTGAGCAAGAGGTTCTTACACAAACACGTATCAAATCTTGCCCCCTCCTTTCTAGGAGGCAGTGCCAGGGCACTTAGGAAGATGAACAGACTTGCCTTATGGGGCTCACAACTTGTGAAGGAATTTGAACTGGATCTGACCCTCAATCTCAAGCTCTTTGCAGTTTACTGCAGGGTGCCTGGAGCTTGGTTGCTTGCTGCTTGTGCCAgctgagccctgtgctgggccctggggagcagggaggcacCTGAAGTCTGGAGTGCTTAAAGGGACTGGGTTACCAGGGTCATTCTGCTCAGCAGGAGAGCTGGCCTGGGGTCTGTCTCTAGCTTCATATGCCTACTTCTGATTTGCTGTGTGCATGGCTAAAGTTGCTTCCAGGAGTTCCCCAGTGGCATTTCAGGCTCAAGGGGGCAGGGGAATGGAGGAAAGAGGGATGGGGGTATCCCCAACACAGGGGCCGCAGGCTTTTCATGCAAAGGGTCTGATGCAGCAGCCTTATCCTGCAGCACCGACCTACCATGGGAAGCGGAAGCTGGGGGTGGCAGCAGAGTCTGTTCGCAGCTCTGGTCTGACAGCGGCCCTGGCAGCCCAGCAGTAGCACTGAACACCCTCTGAGTCCTCCAGGTTCTCTGGTGAGAAAGGCTGCTTCCACTGTCTTCTGCCCACCACCTCCTTGGCCTTACcaagcagctgctgctgctggaaaaAAACACCCACAGGCTCACCACACTTTAGTCTTAGCATTTACTTCCCCCACATTACATTCTCAGAGCTATCTGCGTTGATGCTCAACAGAAGACGCCGGCATTCCCTTCATGAAAAAGCTGGCAGAACTGCCTGGGAAGAGGACAGGCCACAGGGGCCCAGATGATGTGCGAGCAGAGCACAGACAGCGGCAGGGCAGCCAGCTGGCCCACTGCCGGGACAGCAGCTTCCAGAGCAGGTGCCTGAACCCTTCACATGGGCGGGGGCAGGGCTTGCACCTCCTCCAGGCACTCGTCGTAAGCCTCCTGGTACTCCTCATGGGGCTTGACCATGATCACGCAGGTGGGACGCTTGGAGCCAGCGGCAGCACCCAGGtcctttgggggagggaggggaaaaaaaagggctGTGTGGGAAAAAGGCTGCATGACCTGTATGCCAGGGAGTCACAAACCCCTGACCAGCCCACAGACACGTGCTGTTCGGTCCAAGTTACACCATCATTTCAACTCTGCCAGCTTTCAAGCATGGTCTGGCAACACTGGGCCTACACAGCCACAAGGCAAGGGTGAATGGGCTTCCgccccatggagcctgcctctctagGGAGGGCCAGTGTTCTCCTGGACCCTGTGTGAGGATAAGGCCAACCACAGGTCCCTTGAGCAGCCCCCTCTCCCCCAAGTACTGCAACCACCTGACAGGGCTGATAGAAGCACAGCATCTTCACTGACAGGGCACATCCACGCACACCTACTTTTTCATTCCCACGGTCCATAGGGTGGGAATTCCCAGTTTCGGAGGAGTCTGAACCAGGAACCAGCCAAGCCAAAGATCCATCAGTGTCTGTCTCAACTCCCAAGCTTGCACTCTTTTCCACCGTGGCCTGCTCCCACAGAACCCCTCCTCCAGTGCTCCCCCAGATCGGGAAGGGGGGCTCATATGTTCTTACCGTCTTAGAGGGAATATAGACGTAGGGCAAATTCCGGTCCTCACACATAACTGGGAGATGGCAGTATACCTCAATGGGCAATGTGTCCCCTGCCAAAACCATGATCCTGAAACGAGAGAAATACTGTCACTTCTAACTTGCCCATTCCCTCTTTCAGTCCAAAGTGGTACCTGTGGACTGGGCCTCCAAATAGTGATGGACAAGATGGCCCCAGCCGTCATGGATTCCAGGTGTGAATCTCCTGCCTTCTGAGAGTGCGTGCAAATGTGTTTGGCGAGCACTTCCTCTGGGGAGGTAATGCCTTTAGTTTCTGGCAAATAAGTAAATGTCACACTGTGACAAGTGAGATTCCACTGGGACAGGTGAGGTATGGGAGTGACACCAAGGAGTTCAGAGCTCAGCTCTCCTAGGAGAATGAAAAAAGGAACCAGGAGGGGACACTAGATCAGAAAGCTGAATGAAGGTGTCAGGCAGCCTGTGGCAAAGCTCTGGAGGTGGAGGGAAGCGTTTGAGACAGAATCAGAATGGCAGCACATACCCAGGAGCTGGCTGAGGGGGGCCTGGGGTGGCTCTGGAATCCTGGATAGGGATGAGGCCAGAGACCCTGGCAGGGGCCTCAAGTGCCAGGCTGGGAAGCATGAGCATGGTCCCAAGAAGGACAGGGAACTAATGAAGGCTTGCCAGAGAACCCTCAGGTAGGACTCACAGCTGGCAAGGTGACAGGGCTCTGGGGCAAGGGCCTTGGGAGTCCTGAAGACACCAAGGAAAAGCGTTCTCTCAGGGTAGGTGGGCGGCAAACACAAGTAAAGAGCTCTTAGTTCAAAGTACTGCGGCCCACACTCCTAGTTTTCCTTTGGTCTTCCAGGCTCTCCTCCACCAGCACCCATTCCTTGGAGGGGCCATTCAGTGCTGGTGCTGTCCTCACAGGCTGATCCCTGACCGACCTGAGCCTCAGCCACGGCGTCAGATGCCATCTGTGTGCTGATAACTCccaaatttgttctttcctgCCTGGCCTCTCCCTTCCAGGCCCCAAATCTGTGCAGCCACCTGCCTATTTGACagttctgctgggggtggggcagaggggggggGTCACATGCCAAAAAAGCACCTTAAGAACTAGtctagagggatccctgagtggcgcagcggtttagcgcctgcctttggcccagggcgcgatcctggagacctgggatcgaatcccacgtcgggctcccggtgcatggagcctgcttctccctctgcctatgtctctgcctctctctctctctctgtgactatcataaataaataaaaattaaaaaaaaaaaaaaaaaaaaagaactagtctAGAACCAAACTCATGATCTTCACACACAAATAGTGGCCCCTCCACTATTCACAACCTCCGTGAGTGGGCCCTGTTCAGCTGGAATCCATACCTCCTCACTCCATGTCCCACAGTCCTCCAATCCATCCACTTTAGTTCTGTTTCAGCCaccaataaactttttttttaagattttatttatttattcatatgagagagagagagagagtcagagacacaggcagagggagaagcaggctccatgctgggagcctgacgtgggactggatcccaggactccagaatcacaccctgggccaaaggcaggtgctgaactgctgagccacccagggatccccaaccaccAATAAACTTAACATCGCCCTCACTTCTTCTGCACCTGGGCAGTCTCCTAGCTCAATCTCccagtcttgtcttttcttttcttttctttctttttctttcttttctttttttttttttaagattttattcattcattcatgagagacacagagacattggtagagggaaagcaggctccccacaggtagcccgatgcaggacttgatcccaggaccccgagattacgacctgagctgatggcagatgctcaaccacagaaccacccaggtgcgcctTCCCCGTCTACTCTTGTACCCCTGATCTTTTCCAGCGTCACCAGAAAAATCTTTGCATGGGAAAACATGATTATGTCCCTCCTTGGCTTTAACCCTCAGTGGCCTGCAAAGCTCTGAGTATAAAAACCaaactcgggcagcccgggtggctcagtggtttagcacccccagggcgtaatcctggagacccgggattgagtcccacgtcgggctccctgcatggagcctgcttctccctctgcctgtgtctgtgcccctctctctgtgtttctcatgaatgaataaaaaaaaaaaaaaaaaaaaaaaaaaaagggatccctgggtggcacagcggtttagcgcctgcctttggcccagggcgcgatcctggagacccgggatcgaatcccacgtcaggctcccagtgcatggagcctgcttctccctctgcctgtgtctctgcctctctctctctctgtgtgactattaaaaaaaaaaaaaaaaacacaaacaaaaaaacaaattcaccATGGCTCACAAAGGCCACGGGAGGGTAATACTTCTGTCCACCACTGTCCCAGGTCAGATTTACTGCAGAGCATCgcacagacaaacacacacatacccgGCACCAGCACTATTTTTCTCTCGAGCACCCCAACAGAAAAAGCACTGAGAGGCTTTATCCTGTTCTAAAAAGCgcttactgggatccctgggtggctcagcggtttagtgcctgcctttggcccagggcacgatcctggagtcccgggatcgagtcccgcatcagactccctgcgtggagcctgcttctccctctccctctgcctctgtgtctctcatgaatgaataaataaagatcttttttaaaaaaataaataaaaataaaaagcgcTTACTGTCTGGcctgagagggagaaagatgtaATGAAGTCAATTCTCATCGTACCCTGCACATCCCCTCACAGTTATCTCAGGACCTTTGATTTTGTGCGTCTTTGGTTAAAGTCACTGCCTCCCTATAGCACCGTGCCGGAAAAAGAGTAGACAACGGTCTACCAGTGAGTGAAGCTGGGCTCTACCCGACGTGAGCTGGCTgatccccttcccttccccggATCTCACCGTCCCGGTGGGGCGCCTCCCAGCTCTTGGAAGTGACGCGATGCTGTGTGCCGGCTAGCAGTACCGGAGGGAGCTCACCGACTGCCTGATTACCTCGTGTCCAGGGCGCGGGCCACCAAGCATTGGAGATGCCCATGCGACCACCCAGAAATGCAAAATCCGGCAGGAGGGGGGCCTTACCCCTTCTCGCCTTTGTTGATAAACTTCTGTACCTCCTTCACCCCGCGCCGAATCTGCTTCTGCTTCACGGCTGCAACGACAGAAGAGTCAGCCGGAGGCCGGGGAGCCTCGGCCCGCCCCCGCGCCACCACCGGCCCCGCGCCGGCCACACCTTTCTTGATGCACTTGTAGAGCTTCCGCGTGAGACGGCGAGAGGCCAGTGGCTGCGCGATGGGATTCAGGTTCACCAGCAGCTCGTGGTAAGTGCGCTCCCCGAGGCACGCCTCCGCCTGAGCCTCCGGCGCGTCGGGATCTGCCTTTATTTTGGTCATCGCGGCGGCCACGGAAACCGGCTCCCCGCGCCGCAAACCCACGTGGCCCGAGCCTCAGGAATCACTTCCGGGTCGTCGGGTACTGCGGGAAGCGGCCGTACACCTTAGCCAATGAGGAAACGAAGTCTCCGACTCAAACCAATCGTCGTCCCGCGGCGCTTTAAATGCGGACCGCGGAGAGGCGGGGCCTCGgctgaggggcggggcctcggctgAGGGGCGGGCCCCGGGGAGGGCGGGAAGGGACGCGGACGCCGGCTTAGGCCGGGGAAGCTCCGCCTCGCCGGCTCCGGGGGTGGTGGAGGAGGCGGGGTCTGCGGGGGGCGTAACCACGCCCGAGGGGACAGGACCCCCGcgtgaggggcggggcctgcgaaAGGGAAGAAAGTGGGTTCCTGGCCCCCTCGGAGTCTGGTGCTCCCGCGGTCCCCGGGGGGTGCGTCGGTGCCGAGGTTAAGGCAGAGTCTCTCGCTGCAGAGGCCCCGCGCTAGCACGACGCCTCCCTCCGTCCTCCCCGTCGCCCCGCTCCCCGCGTGTCTCTGCTCAGTCGGCCGCCCGCTCGGAAGTCTCCCCCGCCCCCTTCTCTGAAACTGCGGTCCCTGTGGACCGCCACGGACTCCCCTCCCCCTTTGTTTTCCTCCCAGTTCCTGCGGCTGCCCGGCCGTGACCCCGGCGAGGGCGCGTGGGGGCGGAGAGcgagcgccccctcccccggggaccCTGGGGGCGCCGGCCCGGAGGCTGGGACCTGGGGCGCGGTGGGCTGCGGCCCAGCAGCTCTCCTTAGAGCGCCGGTGGACGCCGGCGccgggctgggggggaggggcggggaggggaggggggcgggcccACCCTGGGGTGACCTGGCGTCCCCGCTGACCTCCCCCGCTTCCTGGAACACTGGGTGGATGGTAATTCGACGATGGCTACAGACTGATTGCCGTGGGTCAGGAGGTGGTAGGCCTGCAACTTTTATGGTAGCAGAACAGGCCGGTAGGTGGAACTTTGGAAGTGTCAGGTGACCCGTGGGAGCACAGGTTAGTTAAGCCAACTTAAAAAATTGAACTTTTCACCCTGTCACCAAGTGTAGTCATTCAATAAAAATCAAGtcgatttaaaaatttatttatttatttgacagagagagcacaagaagggatAGCacgagagggagaaccaggctcgcattgagcagggagcccaagtggggcttcacctcccaggacccccccccccccctccccgggatcatgacctgagccaaaggcagccacttcaccgactgagccactcaggttgcTAAGTcagttttttgtattttccattagaataagaaaaatcaagatgCCGGCCATCCTTAGACCCCAAGCAGTTTTCACAAATGGAAACATAAATCAGTTAAACAATGGAAATATGTTATATAAGCAaggaaaaaatagtttgaaagtaAGCAAAATGGTATGCACAACATAACAGGATAATGATCTTCTATAAATGTTTTCACTTTGGAGTTTCTTGAGAAAAGATAGCCCCTGCCTGAAGCTTTGGGGCCGGTACTTTCCTGCCTAGACTCTGCTGTACCCCTGTAGGTCCAGTAGTAGCAATTCTTGCCTTCCTGGGGAAGCCGTCCTGAAGCTGAGAGCTGCTCCGTGGGCTTCCCTGAACACAGAGCTGCAGGGCTCTGAAGggtgcttttcctttcttttttttaaactttttttcaaagactgaatttatgtattcatgagagagacagagagaggcagagacatagagggagaagcaggctccctgtggggaacccgatgccggactcatcccaggaccctgagatcacactgagccagaggcagacgctcaaccactgagccacccaggcattccccacccccacccccgcccccgctttttttttttttctttttttaagattcatttatttgacagagagagagagagcatgagtgagcagaagcaggcagagagggagagggagaagcaggttccccactgagcagagagcctaatgtggggctccatcccaggattctgggatcatgaaagatcagatgcttaactaggccacccaggtgcccctgaaaggtGCTCTTCTAGTCTTTTCTCTGAGTGGTGTTCCTGTCGACTTTTAAAGCCTTGTAGGACCCCTCCATAACGTGTCAGGTCACAGAGGGGCCAAGTACTGCCAGATGTATGCATGGGACAGGATGAACTGCGTCCTTATGGAGAATTTCATCCTCAAAAAACCCGATTCCAATAAATGTGTTGACCAAAGTCTCAGTTGTTGAAAGCCTCTCAGTTCTGATTGGCAGGAGGAAGGAAGTAAACATTTATGCACCAACTACATTACTCGGGGTATTTCATCCGTTGCTCACAAAGAATGCCTTTATTACTCACCATTTATGGAGGCCCACAGAGTAAATAGCTCTCTGTCCAGCTCACACAGAGCTACATCTCAATCCAGGTCCACTTGTCTGCAAGCCTACACTCTGCTTGTGTCGTGTGATATGTCCTCAGTAAACAACATCgcgcatttttaaaaaatattttatttatttattcatgaaagacacaaagacataggcagagggagaagcaggcttccttcaggaagcctgatatgggggtccatcccaggaccccaggatcatgccctgagctgaaggcagatgctcaaccactgagccaccgaggtatcCTTACACGTGCATTTTTAAAGACCCGCTCAGGCCTCTAGGCTGGATCTGAAGTGGCATATGTGACTTAACTGATTTTTTCTGAATGGCTACTTGAGCTCACTTGAAGCAGTGTAGACTGAGTGAGACCATCTGGCTATGCCTAATGGACAGTAGACCAGGGCTCTGAAGAACAAGCAACCTTTGTTAACTCATTTAAACTCTCTAGGCTTCAGCACTTTGTCTAATAAAGTGAGAAAGTTTGACCCAGATGGACTAAAGTCCCATCGTCTGAAATGTTGGGgaggttggttttttgttttttttttttagttgtgatAAAATTCCCATCCCATGCTGGTtgcccatttaaagtgtacaaatcGATGTTTTTTGTATAGTTAGTGAATTGTGCAGACATCACCACAGTCAATTCGGAGATATGTTCATCCCTTCAATAAAAACCCCTGCATCCTGTGGCTATCACCTTCTGACCcccacagcctccccaccccTAAGCAACCCctaatttaatttctgtttctatagaaaGTAGTGTCCCTGTCCTGGACATTCCGTCAAATGGGAATCATTTAGTACATCacgttttcaaggtccatccatgttgtcagcATGTCTAATAATAGACATCACATTCTGTTGTATGGGTTTTCtgcattttatccattcattaatgaatgattggattgtttctaccttttggctactggGAATAGGGCTGCTACTTTTCATGTgggcatatgttttcaattctcttgggtatacacCTAGCACTAGCATTCTTGGGTCTCTTTAGCTTTTTTGGGGGGAACCATCAGGCTGTTTCCCAAAGCGGCTGTACTGTTTTATGCTCCTAGCCACAACGTACCAGCATTCCAATTTCCCCGCCTTCTTACCAACACTTGATGTTATCTGACATTTTTATTGTAGTAATTCTAGTCCTTGTGAAATTGAACCTggctgtggttttaatttgcatttccctgatggctaatgatccTGAGCAACCTTCCTTGCAGTAAGCTATTTGcattcctttggagaaatgtctactcagatcctttgctcctttatttatttataaatattttatttatttattcatgagagacacagagagaggcagagacacaggcagagggacaagaaggctctctgtggggaacctgatgcgggacttgatctcaggaccccatgatcacaacctgagccgaaggccatctctcaaccactgagtcacccaggtgccctgaggatgACTTTTTTTAATTGACCTTTTATTTATCAGGCTGGATGCTTACTTTGGGACCTGACGTTCAAGTAAAAGATAACAACATAGTAGATATTAGCTGACACAATTTATTGGAACTCtgctttagttttatattttataggcCAGGATCTCAGTCCTAGTATGGTCAGTATCTGTCAAGATGATTGAGGGAAACCTACATCCCAGCCTGGTTTTCTTAGTGACGGGTTGGTGTCCCCCCAGAAACAAAGCTTGAGATTTTGGGGCCAGATGCTAAGAGAGGCACTAAGTAGGATTCTGGAGGTTGGACCCTTCCTCAGAAACAACTGTTTGGGAGCTGGGACCTTAGAAAAGTCAGCGTGGCTCTTGAGAAGGACACGTTTCTTTAGGGTCTGGATATTGgctttggaatttaaaatgtgatattttaaaggtgataatgttaaaaaatttttttcaggtggCTGAAGAGTTAAACATTCTTCCTCCCTAATTCCTATTCCTTCCATTTAAACTCTCCAgaggggggcgcctgggcggtaagcatctgcctttggctcaggtcaagatactggggtcctgggatggagccacaggtctggctcagcagggaggctgcttctccctcttcctacccccaccccccttggtgcatgcacgctctctccctatcaaataaataaaaccttaaaaaaaaaaacctctctggaAGTATTCACTATTAAGTTTTTTATGtacacatgtgtacatgtgtttgtttatgtatgttaaataatataatgtaggggcacctgcctggctcagtcggtagagaataggactcttgatctcaaggtcatgagttccagccccatgttgggcatagagtttattttttttaattaaataaataataaaataagatgaattctctttttaaaataacaatatgcTATACTGTTCTGGCAGTTTATTTCCACTTGTTAATGTATCTTGGGAAATGTTTCTATGTCCACTCTAGAgataattcttattcttttaatatctcCATCACATCACAGTGTGTGGATTTCCATACTTTATTTCAGCAGTCCCTACCAatggacttttgtttttattattattttttaaggttttacttttatttgtttgagagggagCTAGAGCGCGAGAtacaacagagggagagggagagatgcctcagtggctcagcggttgagtgtctgcctccgctcaggttgtggtcctggggtcctggaatcgagtccgtcatcaggctccctgtgtggagcctgcttccctctgtctctgcctctctctctcatgagtaaataaatacaaaatctttaaaaaaaaaaaaaaaaaaaacaacccacaacaacaacagaggaagagggaaaagcagacttcccactgagcacaagGCCtgatgtggggatgtggggatgtggggctcgaacccggaaccccgggatcgtgacctgaggcaaaggcagatgcttaacacacCGAGTCACCAGGCATCccctttagtttgtttttttagtgtttttactATTTTGAGTGAGTTTGCAATGAATATCATATATTTGGTACTTTTGTGAGTCTGTCCAGGATAAATTCCTAACATTTACAATCTTGATATCTGCAATATTATCCGGTTATTATCTAAAGAGGCACGATTTACAATTGCTCTGAATGGTGTCTCGCCAGCCCTTGCCAAGACAGGATTTTAGCAACTTTTTTGAGAGGGAAGAAGGTTGGTGGTGATCCAGTAGGGACAAATGGtgtcttgttttcatttgcatttctttagttCTCAGGGAAGCTGGAGATTTCATATTTCTATAGCTCATTTGTGTTCTATTCTTGTCCACATTTTCTATAGGGTTGTCTCTTACCGCTTTAGAAAAGCTTTTAGTGCTTTAAGGAAAGTTTTTAGTGCTTTTGTGGTGTCAGTGTTTATATGAAAATGTTTGATCCATCAGGTTTAATACGATGTTAGGAACAAAAGAGAGCTCCAGCTTGACTTTCTTCCAGATGGCTGAGCTATTGTCCTGATACCATTTACTGAATTCTTACACTTGCCATGCgttcatttaaaatatctccGTTGTCTACAAGGCTCTAATATGTTTTTGGGCACTACTAAACTGTTTTGATGGTTGTAATAATGTTTGCTCATTGTCTTTAATCTGTTTTTGAACTATTTTTGGTATCTACTGGGGCTTTGGCAGTTCACCAGTTTAAAACCAAGCCTGTGGAAAGGCTAGatatggggagagagggagggtctGGGAATCAAACAGGTCAGGGTTTGAATCCCAGGTAGACAGTTTATCAGCTTTTTACCCCTGGGCAAATTGTTTAACCTTACTGtgcttctgggttttttgtttgttttgttttgtctttaaaatcagataaagatTGAATGAGATACTTGGATGAGGAAAGCCCCCAGGCTGCTgacaggtttcttttttattttattttttttattttatgatagtcacagagagagaggcagagacacaggcagagggagaagcaggctccatgcaccgggagcccgacgtgggattcgatcccgggtctccaggatcgtgccctgggccaaaggcaggcgccaaaccgctgcgccacccagggatccctgctgacAGGTTTCTGCTGGCTGTCTGGAGGTTCCCTTCTGGGGCTGAGCTATAGAGGGCCAGGCTGAGGAAATCAGGACCAATCTGCACCCCCAGTCCGCCAGCTACAGGAACTCCCTGGCAGGTTGGCCCTGTGTCTGTCAGCAGGGCCCGCTCAGCCCTCTCCCCCAATCTACTCTTCTGAGGGACAGCTGTCCCTGTAGATTTGAAGGGCGGTCgaggtgtgggtgggtgggtcaTGGACAGAGTGTGGACATCTGGCTTGGGGGATCCATGTACTTGCATGCAGGTCCCTCATTttaagagcagggagagggggttGGGGGCTCCATCTGTATTGTCCTGCACCCGCCCAATATGAGGGGTGAGCCtccctcatttctcctttttctctccagGATAGATTGCCAGAAGAGGGGGGCAGGGCTGCGGGGAGTGGCAGGGAGTAGGATGTATTCATCTGGTCGCTCTCCCAAGCAGGGACTGGGAACGGACTGGGTATGATAGTTTTCTAGGGCTCCCCTAATAACGTACCACAAACCAGGGGGCGCTTAAAACAGCACTAATTTTATTCTAGAGATGAGAAATCTGAAAGCAAAGTATCAGCAGGGGCAGGCTCTCTCTGAAAGCTTTAGAGGAACATCTGTTCCATGCTTTTCTCTTAGCTTCTAGA
This window contains:
- the NHP2 gene encoding H/ACA ribonucleoprotein complex subunit 2 — translated: MTKIKADPDAPEAQAEACLGERTYHELLVNLNPIAQPLASRRLTRKLYKCIKKAVKQKQIRRGVKEVQKFINKGEKGIMVLAGDTLPIEVYCHLPVMCEDRNLPYVYIPSKTDLGAAAGSKRPTCVIMVKPHEEYQEAYDECLEEVQALPPPM